The following coding sequences lie in one Pseudoalteromonas sp. Scap06 genomic window:
- a CDS encoding DUF3718 domain-containing protein encodes MIKLPKLVVIAAIAAGSFAYTAPASANDQLAVSVCEYIAGDDKNRLRSKLKSSRVKVRNIYDAVFCNGNNLLRHAVASNAVDTGEYIVKNLSKSSLEDGADIAWAEANHAGSPLIPIIKDRAGL; translated from the coding sequence ATGATTAAATTACCGAAACTAGTTGTAATTGCTGCTATTGCAGCGGGTTCGTTTGCTTATACTGCGCCTGCAAGCGCTAATGACCAGTTAGCTGTTTCAGTTTGTGAATACATTGCTGGTGATGATAAAAACCGTCTACGTAGCAAATTAAAAAGTTCACGTGTGAAAGTTCGTAATATCTATGATGCAGTTTTTTGTAATGGTAATAACTTATTGCGTCATGCTGTTGCAAGTAATGCAGTTGATACAGGCGAGTACATTGTTAAAAACTTATCTAAGAGCTCACTTGAAGACGGTGCAGATATTGCTTGGGCTGAGGCAAATCATGCAGGCTCACCTTTAATCCCTATTATTAAAGACCGTGCAGGCCTTTAA
- the folA gene encoding type 3 dihydrofolate reductase — translation MIISMIAAMANNRVIGLDNKMPWHLPGDLQHFKKVTSGKPVIMGRKTFESIGRPLPGRRNIIITRNTEYQAPGIETVTTPEAALELVNDIAEVMIIGGGNIYQQFLEQAHRLYLTFIDLDVEGDTQFPDYQSVANWQIEDEMLMAPDEKNKYSYKFVTLNKVS, via the coding sequence GTGATAATTTCAATGATTGCAGCAATGGCAAACAATCGTGTCATTGGCTTAGATAATAAAATGCCATGGCACTTACCTGGCGACCTTCAGCACTTTAAAAAAGTAACTTCTGGTAAGCCCGTTATTATGGGGCGTAAAACATTTGAATCGATAGGTAGGCCGCTACCTGGGCGTCGTAATATTATTATTACTCGCAATACTGAATATCAAGCACCAGGAATTGAAACTGTAACTACTCCTGAAGCTGCACTTGAGCTTGTTAATGATATTGCCGAAGTGATGATTATTGGTGGTGGAAACATCTATCAACAGTTCTTAGAGCAAGCACATCGCTTATATCTAACCTTTATAGACTTAGATGTAGAAGGGGATACACAGTTTCCTGATTACCAAAGTGTTGCAAATTGGCAAATTGAAGATGAAATGTTGATGGCGCCTGATGAGAAAAATAAATATAGTTATAAATTCGTAACTTTGAATAAAGTCTCTTAA